The Myxococcus guangdongensis genome contains a region encoding:
- a CDS encoding lamin tail domain-containing protein, with product MVFFLGLAACGGEAPLSDAPSEDASLGERQDELANVRLRLMAANLSSGNGQDYDPGHGLRIFQGTDADIVMIQEFNYKTDSAADIRSFVDTAFGPGFSYYRESGAQIPNGIISRYPIIASGEWDDPQVSNRDFAWARIDIPGPKDLWAVSVHLLTANASTRNTEAVSLVSRIQANIPAGDYLVIGGDLNTGSRSESAFGTLSQVVNTASPYPADRNGNTNTNAGRNSPYDHVLVDSDLRPYQTAVVIGGSSFANGLVVDTRVYSPIGELSPALSGDSGASGMQHMGVIKDFLIPGDAASSSLTVTSPNGGESWTTGSARSISWTSSGVSNVRVEYTLNGSTWTTLSSSTSASAGSLAWTLPTTASTAARVRVTDTSNSSITDTSDAAFSISTGGGGGTGTLLINEVLVNEAGSDVNGEFVELVNTGTAALSIAGWTVSDAASVRHTFASGTTVPAGGVIVVFGGASGIPSGTPNAVAASTSTLGLSNSGDTVTVKNASGTVVDTAVLSSAMAGTDGVSANRSPDLGPAATFVLHTSLSSLTSSPGRRASGAAF from the coding sequence ATGGTGTTCTTCTTGGGACTCGCCGCCTGCGGTGGCGAGGCGCCCCTGTCGGACGCGCCTTCCGAGGACGCGTCGCTCGGTGAGCGCCAGGACGAGCTGGCCAACGTGCGCCTGCGGTTGATGGCGGCGAACCTCTCCAGTGGCAACGGGCAGGACTACGACCCGGGCCACGGCCTGCGCATCTTCCAGGGCACGGACGCGGACATCGTGATGATTCAGGAGTTCAACTACAAGACGGACTCCGCCGCCGACATCCGCAGCTTCGTGGACACGGCCTTCGGGCCGGGCTTCTCGTACTACCGCGAGTCCGGCGCGCAGATTCCCAATGGCATCATCAGCCGCTATCCCATCATCGCCTCGGGCGAGTGGGACGACCCGCAGGTCAGCAACCGCGACTTCGCCTGGGCGCGCATCGACATCCCGGGGCCCAAGGACCTGTGGGCGGTGAGCGTGCACCTGCTGACGGCGAACGCCAGCACGCGCAACACGGAGGCGGTGAGCCTGGTCAGCCGCATCCAGGCCAACATCCCCGCGGGGGACTACCTGGTGATTGGCGGCGACCTGAACACGGGCAGCCGCTCCGAGTCGGCCTTCGGCACCCTGTCGCAGGTGGTCAACACGGCGAGCCCGTACCCCGCGGACCGCAATGGCAACACCAACACCAACGCGGGCCGCAACAGCCCGTATGACCACGTGCTGGTGGACAGCGACTTGCGGCCGTACCAGACGGCGGTGGTCATCGGCGGCAGCTCGTTCGCCAACGGCCTGGTGGTGGACACGCGCGTGTACTCGCCCATCGGCGAGCTGTCCCCGGCGCTCTCGGGCGACAGCGGCGCGTCCGGCATGCAGCACATGGGCGTCATCAAGGACTTCCTCATCCCCGGGGACGCGGCGTCCTCCAGCCTGACGGTGACGTCGCCCAACGGCGGTGAGAGCTGGACGACGGGCAGCGCGCGCTCCATCTCCTGGACGTCCTCGGGCGTGTCGAACGTGCGGGTGGAGTACACGCTGAACGGCAGCACGTGGACCACGCTGTCGTCGAGCACGTCGGCCTCGGCGGGGAGCCTCGCCTGGACGCTGCCCACCACCGCGAGCACTGCGGCGCGCGTGCGGGTGACGGACACGTCCAACTCCAGCATCACGGACACCAGCGACGCGGCCTTCTCCATCTCCACGGGCGGTGGGGGCGGCACCGGGACGCTGCTCATCAACGAGGTGCTGGTGAACGAGGCGGGCTCGGACGTGAATGGCGAGTTCGTGGAGCTGGTGAACACGGGCACGGCGGCGCTGAGCATCGCGGGGTGGACGGTGTCCGACGCGGCGAGCGTGCGGCACACCTTCGCCAGCGGGACGACGGTGCCGGCGGGCGGCGTCATCGTGGTGTTCGGTGGCGCGTCGGGCATCCCCTCGGGCACGCCCAACGCGGTGGCCGCGTCCACCAGCACGCTGGGCCTGTCGAACAGCGGTGACACCGTGACGGTGAAGAACGCGTCCGGCACGGTGGTGGACACGGCGGTGCTGTCCTCGGCGATGGCGGGCACGGACGGTGTCTCCGCGAACCGCAGCCCGGATTTGGGCCCGGCCGCCACCTTCGTGCTGCACACCAGCCTGTCCAGCCTGACGTCCTCGCCGGGCCGGCGCGCGAGCGGCGCAGCGTTCTGA